cataaagggcaaaatggtcatttagaagagagagaaatctagaagataatgatgatgttggagatattttagattaattaaataaataaatattagtttattaatattttaatttgatttttaaatgatattttattattttattatttagtatatatatgtggaaagaaagatgaaaagaaatcaacccatcatcttccatgcatccaacgtgaggagaagagagaaagaaggaaagttttgctttctttacaatttggtccttcctccaaaaacttaccattttcacctagaaatcaaaagaatttctatgtccatcaagagagaaagataacaaggagactatggggagctagaatatcaagttggattcaagaaattgaagctggCGGAGAgacaaaatcaagttaaagattgaaatcaataggacaaggtaagaacattgaaatttcaatatatttttaagtttgatattattgaaatagtatggaaaagatgttatagtagagttttattatataaagtcttatgttcttgatatattagtgaagagaaataagtaaaagtgatgggaaatattatagagaaagggaataaggaagttataaacttagtaattaacattttgcactaaaacagttttggacagcagcagtaggttaactttgaaaaatcaccataaattttggaaatgaaattagaggatgaaaaaatatttaattaaagcttactgagtctagtttctcatagaagaaacggtgtaagtaatggaattgtaaataatgagatataatagattttgtgagataaggtcagaatgatttctggttgccctgttctgaatttggaaaatcataaaaaaattgtaaaaaaataattatgggttataatttatatgtttaaaatccttaaagagtatattttcaatagaaataaacatgGATATCATCCGAATTTtttacaaggagataattaagttttagtgaagaagggtcggaactgtcagacagcagaatagaggtgactttaaagaataaactgtacttattggttaaaccaaatattctgaaaattttatgataagaagatatgtgagtctagtttcagagaaaattaatggatctcaatttggagttctttagctcaagatataaataatttagtgactatgactcaagtggacaactttgaatgaatatataaataaatggtgaaattgtagataatgttacatataagcatgttatatacattaaggatgtgtaatggagaggaggaggaggaaaatatatgattattcaactagcttgagttttcattaaaatgaccaatttacatgttttaggttcagggactaaattgaacaaatgtgaaactttaagggtaaatttgtaaaaatgtcaaaaagtgaccaaattgcatgaaatgaattttttattatttaaattagtaaattgaatgaaatattaatttagatcaagattgggtggaaattcgagaaaaatggaatttttccaaaatgtccctaaattttgctatttctgcaatttagcttggtaagttcgtatgaactatattttgtataattttaatagaagtgaatgctatttggtaatgaatattatatatatgtgtgttttattattggaattgaattattattggtaataggtataattattagatgttttgaaatgattatcggaagctcgattgagttggaagcttgttggagatatgtcacattatccattggttctattggtaattttggatgatttgattcttgttataatgacttgtataagttaaattggttaatgttagctcataaatgttttgattttgattggttataaatatgaacgcttgatgaaatgaaatgtctgaaaattaatttgtaaactctggtaatgctctataaccatattctggagaaggatacaggttaggggtgttacatagaaGCCCATAATATTTAAGATACTCATGATGAAATCTCGACTCAGCACTTAGTATAAcgtcaaattttaaattcaatgaGACAAAGTGCATCATCAATATGtgattaaatttcattattcatacTTTCTCAATACTTAGGGCCAGTTTGACATTGCTTTTCAGAAACACTTTTGGAACAAAAAACACTTTTAAGATAAAAGCATTACTAAACAAGATGCTTTTGAGCTTTTCAAAAGCGAATTTAGGACAAAAATGTTTTGCAAAAGAATTTTCCAgtcaaaagcaaaagcaaaaaaattttagctttctcaaaagtgcttttgggaaaTAATGTTAAATGACCCTTAGTTCACCTTTAAAATACTTTTCCTTTCTTAAAAACCAAAACTTAAGGTATTAAATGAGGTAGGAGaccataatatttaaaacaccCATGAAGAAAACTCGACTCAACATTTGATAGAACGTCAAGTCTTGAATTCAATGAGACAAAGTGCATCATCAGTATATGATGCTAGCACTAAAAGGTAATATATGATATATCATCCTAAAGTAAAAATTGTTAAGTACCTCTAATGATAAGGAAATGAAGAGAGTATAATACTCTTAGTAGACCCATaacattaatgttttaaaatgttgtAATTAAGAAAGCACTCTTGATTATTCTACCTATGTAAGTGGAAATATAATTGCTTCTAAGAGCTCAAATGTTACACTCTAACAACACTTATAAAAAGATGTTACTGAGCCATAGTAATATCTATACATTAATTGACATTGAAATTATTGTGTAAGATGTATTCATTAATCAAACAAAGCATAGTCTATCATACAATCTCGATTAATTTTATTGTGTTCTTGATAAGTGAAAGTTCAATCGAAAAACACCTTTATCTACACAAtccatttaaaaattatcaaaatctagaatattttaaaaatttggccacaatatattttaaaatatttgtaagtgGTCAAGTTACATGacttaattaataacaaaatgtcatCATTATTTAGTAAAtactattaaataattatatttatagataaaatatGTAGCTATCCATATAAACAGTTATCTCTATCAGAAGAGACAAGAATTCTTAGTAAAAATTCATTTGTatgatatattaaaaaaatatggtttaaagataaatttgaccattaacatttacatattttgtcaaaaagattaattgtatttttgagtcTTTTTGACAATCAacatttattctttttgtttaaactaccttttaataaatttgatggaAGTACCATTAAAAAGTTAACGGGATGAAATggaatttcatatataaaatatgtttaataagatgtaatttatttcttagtactcaataaataattacatgtaataaataataaataaataaaccatacataaaataaaagaaataactcctaatttttaaaaaaacttaattatttaaaattccaaaataaatacatttgtttattaaaaattcaaaagataattaataaatcaaacccCAAATATTGAATGTGTGCATCTTCATTTTAAAAACctttcttaataattttaagagttaattttataacttcatgaattatatatttattttatcatttataatattttattgagttaactaaataataaattatatctcattaaaaatattcctcaaatttattatcaaaagaaattttcttaataattttaagagttaattttctaacttcatgaattatatatttattttattatttataatattttattgagttaactaaataataaattatatctcattaaaaatattcctCAAATTTATTATCGAAAGaaattttgagagaagaaaatagtagatagtGATTAGTCATTGAGATTGAATTGCAAGTAAAAGGTAACTATTTTTGGAAAGCGTTAATGGGTTATCTAACAAGTTGTAATAGTTGACCTATTAACTGGCTACAATAGTTGATATACATCTTGTAAgttacttataaaataaaatattggataACTCTCTTGTATATAATGTTAGAATTTTTACTGTAAATGGCAAAGGATTTGTTCTAGATTTTTAAGTAAGATTGATCATAGACTATAAGTTGTAGCGATGTCGTACACAAGGCAAGGAGAAATATGAAGTCGCTTTGGgcgagaaaaagaaaactactATGATCAACCAAAAGCTACAACAATGCAAGAGATATCATCTCGACTCCCCCTGGCTAATGCTTCTTTGATCAGTACTTGGGATGCTTCTTGTGCATCATCATACTCTCTAATTTCATCAAAAGCTTCCTCATTTGACATTACCTGCATGCATGCATGCCATACTGTATAACCAATATTTATCATCATCCAAtgcaaaaccaaaaaaaaaaaaagaagctgaTATCATAATCATACCTTCCAAAGCCCATCACTAGCCAAAATGATGAACTCAACAGTATTCGGTTCAATGATTTCAATCCTCACATCGGGTTCTGAAGTGATATGTTCCTTCAATTTTCCATCTCCAAAGGCCCTTGTCATAGCCAACTGCCCATCCACTCGAGGAACATTCCCTTgacatccatatatatatatatattacacatCAATcacattaatttatatttcatttatgaCCCAACTACATTACCTGGCTTTTTTGACACAAATCCTCCTCTACTTTCAACTACTTGTTTCTCCTTATTCGGCTCATGATCTATTGTTACTTGTTTCACCCCATCTCCGCCACATAATATAGCCCGAGAATCACCAACATTAGCCACCATTAGCTTCTTTCTATCTATTAATATCGCTGTAACAGCAGTGGAACCACCTCTTGAACCAGCAACATCTTCCAATATCTCATCATCCATTTCTTTATACGCTCTTTTGATCGCTCCTTCCGGGTTTCTCCAGAAATCAGACTATCAATGACACATCATCATAATTAATcagggaaagaaaaagggtCGATTACCCAACAACATAATTACCTGGCTCAACATCTTGTCAAAGAGATGACCCTGCAAATATTTGGCAACATCACGACCTGAATGACCATCGAAAATTGCATAAAGTCGTATATCATGCCCGTTGATTCTCCTACTTTCTACAACAACATAATCTTCCATTCCATGATCCATTTTTCCTTTAACCAAATCATAACCATGGGTCACCTGTGGAATCTCCgttctatcttcttcttcttcttctctcaaGTAATGAGATTCATCCtgcaattataattaaaattacataaatactGTAAAATTAGAGGTTAACGTGATAAAGGGAAAGAAGGTGGACATATTAGTACCTTACTGTTGTTGTGGGAGGCTGCAGCTGCGTCTTCTGTTGCCTTCGATCTCTTCTTCTATACATTCAACAACTTGAAATTGGTCAAAATGGTAACCAAAAAGACACGACGTGAACTCAAAAGGTTCAAAACGCTTGTTTTCATTTTGCACAATTTGATTAAGGCTATAATGTTCTTTTTGTTCAATGATGCTTATAAAATCAAAGTGCAGCATTTTCAGTCCAACAGATTCTtaagtatatataatttagagaGGCACATATACCTTCATCTCGCCTAAGACTTGGTCTTCCGGAAAATATCTCACACTCTGcaataaaaatttccaaaacatgATTAGATGAGCACATGAACATGTTACTTAAAGGTCACTTCAGTCTTAAGTAATTTCAACCCACCTGAAATaacattaaactaaaacaaaacataGCTAGAATAAATGAAACGTATTACCTTCATTTGGTTGCTTCAGTTGAATGAAAGGTCACTTACTCTACGTCTGTGGGTTAATTCAAAGTTATATAAGCCAGACAGAAAGTAGAGAGAATAATCCATGTGTCTGAAGATTGAGAGGGTGATAAAGCATTACACAGATACGTGGAACTTGTAATTAAGGTTGTAGAAGTGATGTGACACTGCCACCACCGCTTCTCTATAATCTGTAACACCCATGTGGAACACCACGTATCAtagttattattgtttttaacttCCTGTCTCATGCCATATAATAGGATTTCTTTTACAAAGTATTTCCTTTTTCTCTATAAGAAAATTGCCAACCaatattataagaaaataaagagttGCATTTCTCAATCCCTTAAAATAATtacctaaaatttattaaatagtaatattgTTATGTATTTATGATCATCAATTCGAGAATTAGATAAGGTTTGGATTGCCTATTCTCGAATTGGTTAGACCCTACTAAATGAATGTGTACAAGCCTTACAGTGAGAAGTCAGCAAGGGGAGCTCACGGTTTCGGCTAGCACATGTCAGGGGGTGCTCACAAAAGGAGCTCACGGTCTTAGCTCGCATATACCTAACGGGTTCGCATATGGGGGCCACAAAGTCCAACAGGCAGCCTAAGATAATACACGTGTTCAGCATGCATAAAGTCTACTAAGAGCATCAATTCCATGAGCAGTAACTATGTATATAAACATTCAATTGTCCCTTTTAATGAGACACAAAGGAAAATTACGCAGCAATTGGTGCGGTGAGCATGGATAGATTTTCGACCAGCAAATTTCTTTcagtttgagaaaaaaaatttcacaaaaattacgaTGGCTCACCCAAATGACAATTTCCCCTTCAATCTTTCATCTGGACAGGCTGGAGCCTTAGGTTCCGGTGGTCAACCTGACGAGGCAGACTTGTTTATTAGCTAGTTTGCTGATCGACCAAAGAACTTTAGCAGTGCGACTTATCAGGGAGTTTCTAGTCCGTTGGACTTGAACATATCCTCTGGTCACGGGCTACCTCTCCCTTCTAACCAGGAAACATCACTACAACAGTTTCTTACTCTTCAGGAGCAGATGAAGTTAATGAGAGAACAAATGAATGCATAAGATGCACGGTTCAAGCAACAACAAACTTTTCGAAAAGAGTTACTAAAGCAAAATGATGAGTTAATTAGGAATGTACATTCTGGAAATTTTGATTTCCACAATAATGTGAATACGCAGGACGAATGTCCAGGCATGCATGCGAGAAAATGATAGAACGAGATGGACGAGTTGCGATGAGACATGAGAGTATTACACCTCGAGTCTTAGGACATGGATTGACTTTTCTGTTCTAATAATTCATTGGCCCTGAGATAGCAGTAGTGAACTTGCCACGTAATTTTAAGGTCCTAAAGGACATGTTCAAAGGAAGGAGAGACCTACGATCCCACCTGATGTATTACAAAGAATATATGAACATGCTAGGAGCATTGGATTCAGAAAAATGCAAGGCTTTTTCCACGGCACTTAAAGGAAGTGCGAAGGATTAGTACTTGTCCCTTCATTAGGGCTCAGTTCAAAGTTTTTCCCAGTTGGGTCAAATGTTCATCGGAAGATTCAAGGCCCATAGGGCGATCATGAGTACACCTATGGGGTTGATGTCCGTGAAATAGAGAGAAGACGAGCCTCTCCAAGACTACGTGAAGTGGTTTCATACAACAACTTTGAACACGAAGAACTTAGAAGATCAGTGGGCTATCGATGCTTTCATTATGGAGGTACAAGATAACCATGTGCAGTACTCATTTATTGATAACATGCCCCAGAGTTTGGCAGACCTATATGAACAAGCCCATAAGTTCACAGAGGTAAATGAGATTAAAAGGGCGTCGTGTCGTACATTTCAAAGGAAAGATAGGTAGTTCAAGAACCGTGAGGGAGCTCGCAGTAGGCAGGGCCCCCTAACCAGTTGTCGCAAGCACGAGGTGATAGGTAGCAGAGAGCACAATTGCAAGGTGATTCTCCCAAGGCTCCTTAGAGGTCTCAACTAGAACATACTAGATATGTTCGAAGTTTACAATCCTTTGAATGCTACCCATACTTACATCCTGAACCAGGTGAAGAGCCTCGGTATCCTACTCAAACCATCTTCGATGAGGCATAGCACAGAAAGGTCAAATTCAAGAGACAAATGTGCTTTCCATAATGACTTTGGGCACAAGACTGAAGATTGTTTCACTTTGAAGGATGTTATCGAAGAGGTAGTGCAAAATGGTAAACTCGTTGAATTTGTTGATCAAGGTACTCCCAAGTAGGGTTAGGGTTCGCATGGTGATCCTAAGGGTAAATAGAAGGTCAAAAGTACCATCCATGTGATTGTAGGTATAGATGAAGACTGGGTAGGTTCTAATGCAAAAAGAAAGGCTCACATGAGAAGTGTGATGTTTGTTAGTGCCCCTAAAAGGTCATGTCATCAAGGAAGATGGAGTGTTGAATTTGGTAATGATAATGAAGAGTTAGTCTGCAACAAAGAGGGAAATGATCCGATGGTTGTTTCTGTGATGATTGCAGGTTTTGAGGTTAAAAGGATACTAGTATATAGTGGGAGCGCAGTGGAGGTGCTATCTTGGGAAGCATATCAAAAAATAGGGTTAAAAGAGTAAGTTTAGTCCAAAGCGAGCCAACTGTATGGCTTTGCGAACCATCTAGTCAAGGTGAAGGGCTCTATCAACTTTTCAGTCACCTTGCTGGATGGCGAACATATGACTACAGAGTATGTTCTGTTTTTTATTGTGGATCATCCCATTGCGTACAATGTCATCTTTGGGCGCCCAACAATGAGGATGGCAAAAATGGTAGTTGCAACGTTTTGTATGAAGATTAagttaccaacaaggatagggGTAGGGATCGTACCAACAAGGATAGGGGTAGGGTTCTTGCGATCGAATCAACGCATTACGAGGCAATGTCATATGTTATCTATTAAACAATCGTGACTTGGACAGTTTGAATGTGAGGGATAAAGAGAGAAATAAGAAGCCCGAATTAGTAGAGCACACCAAGACTTTATAGCTATTCTGTGACAATGAAGAAATGACTGTAAAGATTTCATCGGCGTTAGCAACTGAAGAAAAGAGCATGTTGGTCCGGTGTTTGAAAGTGAACTCAGATGTTTTTACTTGGTTAGTAGCGGATATGCCAAGCGTGGACCTACAGGTGATCGTTCACAAGTTGAATGTACTCCTAGAGGGAAAAATGGTTAAGCAGAAAAGGAGGAAGTTTGCTCTACAAGTGGTGGAAGCCGTGAGACAGGAGGTAGCTAAACTGTTATCGGTGGGCTTTATTAGGGAAGTTGAGTATCCAGATTGGGTCTCGAATGTGGTTATGGTGAAGAAAGTAAACGACAAATGGAGAATGTGTATTGACTTCACCAACCTCAACAATGCGTGTCCTAAAGGTAGTTTTCCTTTGCCTTCGATTGATCGTTTGGCTGATGCCTCTGTAGGTCACAAGTTCATGAGCTTCATAGATGCCTTTTTGGGTTATAACTAGATTTTGTTGGATCATGATGACCAAGGAAAAACAACTTTCATCATCGAGGAAGAACTTTTCTACTACCAAGTCATGCCTTTTGGTCTCAAGAACGCGAGAGCAACCTACCAGATTTTGGTAAACAGGATTTTCAGAGAGCAAATAAGATGCAGACTTGAGGTTTATGTAGATGATATGCTAGTGAAATGTGGAAATATGGAGGAACATGTGCGGAACTTATCGAAGGCGTTGGTAGTTTTAAGGGCCCACAACATAAAGTTGAATATTGAGAAGTGTGCTTTCAGTGTGCGGGTTGGTAGATTCTTGAGTTTCATTATCTCAAAAAGGGGAATAAAGGTGAACCCGAAGAAGATCCGTGCTATCTTAGAAATGACTCCTCCACAAACAATAAAGGACATCCAAAGTCTCACATGTAGGGTAGTAGCACTCAACATGTAACGCCCCTAACCCGTAACCGTCACTAGATTTGGGTTACGAGGTATTAACGAACCAAAACTTAAATTCGAATAATCATAGATATATGTATGTTCAACCTACTAAAACAacctaatattaaatataaaaaaatgtaatatcaATTTATTACGAGTCATTTCATATCATGTATCGAACATATATCtaatcatataattaataattaaaagtttatcCGAATATTTCAAACACCACTATCGGTCATATCACATTTCGCCTATTCGACTAATAAATCTATTAGTAACAACAAAGACcaattatgtatataaaactcacatttaaaatttactcattttactcgtagtcattatattttaatatatgtaccTATACCAACCTTATAATTACCAACATTTATAACCATTGGGCGAACATTCCATAAGCATTTATATGATTTCATAGTATATTCgcatattaatattcaattacACAAACTGTTAATCAAgttgtatataaaaattttttGTTCATCAAACAAATAAAGTTACTATTCATAtagtcaattttttaaaactttagcgaatatatttttatttttaactaatgtcaaatttaacaatattcaaCATTTTCATACCAAACATACCAACACCaaatcctatatatatatatatatatatatatatatattagtattatttaCTCCCCAATTGATCAAAGATAATTTATAAGGCCAATTCTATAAACAAGATTCATTATGCAAATAACCAATTTCAACTATCCTATAATCATAGTAACTCAATATACAACCTTCACATAGTAAATGATAATCCAAATTTCAATCTCAATTGCCAAATATAAAGACATTAAATTAGCATCTCAACCATTTACGAAACATAGCcatatcatcaaccataatatttaatcaaaacatgaaaccattcataacaaaataaacaagccattttcgtatggcttattatatatacacacttcattcaaaatatatatatattcaaaagatagtatagcttatacatgccatagattttatatttaacttttataattatcGATGAACGGACGATAGTGTGATTGACTTTACTGACGATTCCCGAGCCCGTAActagctttcaaaatctataaaaccgaAGAAAACATACATACACCATAAGCTatcatagcttagtaagtcataatcAAATAGACAATTCAATAATGTTAATAGTTCAATAACAAAACCGAATAATgcaatcatattcatatatatataaatgcatataattcacaattataATATCACCTATATTTACCATTTGGCCGAATATAGGCCTTTATGTACTAGTATACTTTCATTTACTCCatataccatttttttttcacaatcgAAGAAACCAACCTACCTtgatatcatgcattattcaaccatttcatacTTGATCTATCATGTACTAAATAATTGTTCGAGACCATAATAAAGTTGCACAATTTGTGCTCTTTCTCAACTAACCCAAATTGCTCTCTatatcgcacacttagtgcccatTAATCAACATCTCCATTTTAATTTCGCACACTCAGTGCCCTTTTATTCAACCTCGTCATTTTagtttcgcacacttagtgccgtTTATATAACTATAGCTATCCcatactcgcacacttagtgctaaaTATTGATAAATCACATTCATGTCTATTTCTACTTTCCGACAATAATACattcaactatatatatatactttcatttcaacatatataattaatatttattcaaaaattatgaCACCTATTCgattataaacttacctcggatagcGATAAACCGGAATGAATCGATTAATCGACGACTTTatttttcccccgatccaagtccgatttctttaattcttgatctaaacacattcaaatttaactcattcaaacataatttcatttaatttcatccaaaaacacataaatgggtgatttaccattttgccctaaatatttaacatttttataatttagtccaaatt
The window above is part of the Gossypium raimondii isolate GPD5lz chromosome 9, ASM2569854v1, whole genome shotgun sequence genome. Proteins encoded here:
- the LOC105798022 gene encoding probable protein phosphatase 2C 28 isoform X1, producing the protein MKSVRYFPEDQVLGEMKKKRSKATEDAAAASHNNSKDESHYLREEEEEDRTEIPQVTHGYDLVKGKMDHGMEDYVVVESRRINGHDIRLYAIFDGHSGRDVAKYLQGHLFDKMLSQSDFWRNPEGAIKRAYKEMDDEILEDVAGSRGGSTAVTAILIDRKKLMVANVGDSRAILCGGDGVKQVTIDHEPNKEKQVVESRGGFVSKKPGNVPRVDGQLAMTRAFGDGKLKEHITSEPDVRIEIIEPNTVEFIILASDGLWKVMSNEEAFDEIREYDDAQEASQVLIKEALARGSRDDISCIVVAFG
- the LOC105798022 gene encoding probable protein phosphatase 2C 28 isoform X2 encodes the protein MKSVRYFPEDQVLGEMKKKRSKATEDAAAASHNNSKDESHYLREEEEEDRTEIPQVTHGYDLVKGKMDHGMEDYVVVESRRINGHDIRLYAIFDGHSGRDVAKYLQGHLFDKMLSQSDFWRNPEGAIKRAYKEMDDEILEDVAGSRGGSTAVTAILIDRKKLMVANVGDSRAILCGGDGVKQVTIDHEPNKEKQVVESRGGFVSKKPGNVPRVDGQLAMTRAFGDGKLKEHITSEPDVRIEIIEPNTVEFIILASDGLWKYGMHACR